A region of Cyanobacteria bacterium QS_8_64_29 DNA encodes the following proteins:
- a CDS encoding SAM-dependent methyltransferase produces MNVYARTIFPRLLDWGLSGQATAQYRQQVLAPVAGEVLEVGSGTGLNLPYYPSAVRRLRAVDPNPGMHRLAAQRCDHATFAIERHTARAEALPFADASFDSAVSTWTLCSIPALARALAEIRRTLKPGGCFAFLEHGLSPEPRVQRCQHGLTPLQKRIADSCHLNRDLGQAIAAAGFAIAELNHAYLAGTPKPLGYLYYGTATKGD; encoded by the coding sequence ATGAACGTTTACGCGCGCACCATTTTTCCCCGCTTACTGGATTGGGGGCTGTCTGGGCAAGCAACGGCCCAATACCGCCAGCAGGTCCTGGCCCCGGTAGCGGGCGAGGTGCTGGAGGTGGGCTCGGGTACGGGCCTAAACCTGCCCTACTACCCGTCCGCGGTTCGCCGGCTGAGGGCGGTCGATCCCAACCCGGGCATGCACCGCTTGGCCGCGCAGCGCTGCGATCACGCCACGTTTGCCATCGAGCGCCACACGGCCAGGGCCGAAGCGCTGCCGTTTGCCGATGCCAGCTTTGACAGCGCTGTTAGCACCTGGACGCTCTGCAGCATTCCGGCGCTAGCGCGCGCCCTAGCCGAGATCCGCCGCACGCTCAAACCCGGTGGGTGCTTCGCATTCCTAGAGCACGGCCTCAGCCCCGAGCCCAGGGTCCAGCGCTGCCAGCACGGGCTGACGCCGCTGCAAAAGCGCATTGCCGATAGCTGCCATCTCAACCGCGACCTAGGGCAGGCGATCGCGGCCGCCGGATTCGCCATTGCCGAGCTCAACCATGCCTACCTAGCCGGTACACCCAAGCCGCTGGGCTACCTCTACTACGGAACCGCCACCAA
- a CDS encoding tyrosine--tRNA ligase: MGQTQNQTRQPMPASDPEFDSLFRWLLRGTSEIFPQGIAQLYDLLEEAERPLRVKFGIDPTATELHLGHSIPIRKLRAFQDAGHTAVLIVGDLTARIGDPSGRSSVRQQLSAAEVEANARDYLEQVRPILDFETPGRLEIRYNSQWLSELDLAQILGLLSRMTVGQMLAKEAFAERDSDRNPIYLHEFMYPLMQGYDSVAVGADIELGGTDQRFNIALGRDLQRYYGQQPQVGLLLPILIGTDGEKKMSKSHGNTVGLRDDALTMYSRLEKVPDPLLPSYFELLTDLDLEALPQDPRARQQRLALEVTGHYYGREAAEQAQQAALSLVRGDRERADAVPAYSLAEVAFPAKLFYILKASGLCSSSGEGRRQIAGGAVRLDGDRITDTDATFDSPAELAGKTLQVGKKRFMRLEP; encoded by the coding sequence ATGGGGCAGACACAGAACCAGACACGGCAGCCCATGCCTGCCAGCGATCCGGAATTCGATTCGCTCTTCCGCTGGCTCCTCCGCGGCACCAGCGAGATCTTCCCGCAGGGAATAGCGCAGCTCTATGACCTCTTGGAGGAAGCCGAGCGGCCGCTGCGCGTCAAATTCGGCATCGATCCCACCGCCACCGAGCTGCACCTAGGGCACAGCATTCCCATTCGCAAGCTGCGCGCGTTTCAAGATGCGGGCCACACGGCCGTTTTGATCGTGGGCGATCTTACGGCGCGCATTGGCGATCCCAGCGGCCGCTCCAGCGTCCGGCAGCAGCTCTCGGCGGCCGAGGTAGAGGCCAATGCCCGCGACTACTTGGAACAAGTACGTCCCATTTTGGATTTTGAGACCCCTGGGCGCTTGGAGATCCGCTACAACTCGCAGTGGTTGAGCGAGCTGGATCTGGCCCAGATCCTGGGGCTGCTCTCGCGCATGACGGTGGGCCAGATGCTGGCCAAAGAGGCCTTTGCTGAGCGGGATAGCGACCGCAATCCCATCTACTTGCACGAGTTCATGTATCCGCTCATGCAGGGTTACGACTCGGTTGCAGTGGGTGCCGATATTGAGCTGGGGGGCACAGACCAACGCTTCAACATTGCCCTCGGGCGCGACCTGCAGCGCTATTACGGCCAGCAACCGCAGGTCGGGTTGCTACTGCCGATTTTGATCGGCACGGACGGCGAGAAGAAAATGTCCAAATCGCACGGCAACACGGTCGGCCTGCGCGACGATGCGCTGACCATGTACTCCCGGCTTGAGAAAGTGCCCGACCCGCTGCTGCCCAGCTATTTCGAGCTGCTCACCGATCTGGACCTTGAGGCGCTGCCGCAAGACCCGCGGGCCCGCCAGCAGCGCTTGGCGCTCGAGGTGACCGGGCACTACTACGGCCGCGAGGCGGCCGAGCAGGCCCAACAAGCCGCGTTGAGCTTGGTCCGCGGCGATCGCGAACGCGCCGATGCCGTGCCGGCCTATTCGCTAGCGGAAGTTGCCTTTCCGGCCAAGCTGTTCTACATCCTCAAAGCGAGCGGCCTGTGCAGCAGCAGCGGCGAAGGGCGGCGCCAGATCGCAGGCGGCGCGGTCCGCTTGGATGGCGATCGCATCACCGACACCGACGCGACGTTCGACTCGCCGGCCGAGCTGGCGGGCAAGACGCTGCAAGTGGGCAAAAAGCGCTTTATGAGGCTGGAGCCCTAG
- the efp gene encoding elongation factor P, whose product MISTNDFKTGMTIELDGDAWRVVEFMHVKPGKGSAFVRTKLKNVRTGQVSERNFKAGDTVPQANLEKRTMQHIYQEGEQLVLMDMESFEETRLTPAQIGRQAKYLAEGMEATVIFWEGQVIEVELPTTVTLEVTDTDPGVKGDTATGGSKPATVETGAEVMVPLFISVGERIKIDTRDDSYIGRE is encoded by the coding sequence ATGATCTCGACCAACGATTTCAAAACGGGCATGACGATTGAGCTGGATGGCGATGCCTGGCGGGTCGTCGAGTTCATGCACGTCAAGCCCGGGAAAGGATCGGCCTTTGTGCGCACCAAGCTCAAAAACGTCCGCACCGGCCAGGTCTCGGAGCGCAACTTCAAAGCTGGCGATACGGTCCCGCAAGCCAATCTGGAAAAGCGGACCATGCAGCACATCTATCAAGAGGGCGAGCAGCTCGTCTTGATGGATATGGAGAGCTTTGAGGAAACGCGCTTGACGCCCGCCCAAATCGGCCGGCAAGCTAAGTACCTTGCCGAGGGCATGGAAGCGACCGTCATTTTCTGGGAAGGGCAGGTCATCGAGGTGGAGCTGCCCACCACGGTCACGCTGGAGGTGACTGATACCGACCCGGGCGTCAAGGGCGATACGGCCACCGGCGGTTCCAAGCCCGCAACCGTGGAGACCGGCGCAGAGGTCATGGTGCCGCTGTTTATCTCGGTTGGGGAACGTATTAAGATTGATACGCGCGATGACTCCTATATCGGTCGCGAATGA
- a CDS encoding acetyl-CoA carboxylase, biotin carboxyl carrier protein has translation MPVDFDRLRELLADLARTDIAELNLKSEDFELTVRKGTGGPAVAGTQALERAPSPAAEPAPAAAPAAEPQAAPSDAAEQWQEITSPMVGTFYRAPSPDEDPFVEVGDRVRPDQTVCIIEAMKLMNEVEAEVGGQIVEIAVENGEPIEYGQVLMRVKPE, from the coding sequence GTGCCTGTAGATTTCGATCGCCTTCGCGAGCTGCTCGCCGACCTTGCGCGCACCGACATCGCCGAACTCAACCTCAAAAGCGAAGATTTCGAGCTGACGGTTCGCAAGGGGACCGGAGGCCCTGCCGTCGCGGGAACGCAAGCGCTCGAACGGGCGCCATCGCCAGCCGCCGAGCCGGCACCGGCCGCAGCACCAGCAGCAGAGCCTCAAGCTGCCCCGAGCGATGCGGCGGAGCAGTGGCAGGAGATTACCTCCCCCATGGTGGGGACCTTCTACCGAGCCCCATCGCCTGACGAAGATCCGTTTGTGGAGGTCGGCGATCGCGTGCGCCCCGATCAGACCGTCTGCATCATTGAGGCGATGAAGCTAATGAACGAGGTCGAGGCGGAAGTGGGCGGCCAGATTGTCGAAATTGCCGTTGAGAACGGCGAACCCATCGAGTACGGTCAGGTCTTGATGCGCGTCAAGCCCGAGTGA
- a CDS encoding photosystem II reaction center protein Ycf12 gives MEAITSALASIDWVVVAQLASVALVLLSGPLVIFLLSASGGDL, from the coding sequence ATGGAGGCCATCACGAGCGCGCTTGCAAGCATTGATTGGGTTGTGGTTGCCCAACTGGCGTCCGTGGCGCTGGTGCTGCTGTCGGGGCCGCTGGTCATTTTCCTGCTGTCGGCGAGCGGCGGCGACTTGTAG
- a CDS encoding UPF0016 domain-containing protein, with translation MAPHAFLSAFGSTFITILLAEMGDKTQLATLLMSAESQAPLAVWSGAAAALVATSLLGVTLGWWLANRLPRRVLQIAIATLLLAVSAWLVGDAVRV, from the coding sequence ATGGCGCCGCATGCGTTTCTGAGTGCCTTCGGCTCTACCTTTATCACCATCTTGCTGGCCGAGATGGGCGATAAAACCCAGCTCGCGACGCTGCTGATGAGTGCCGAGTCGCAAGCGCCGCTCGCTGTTTGGAGTGGCGCTGCTGCCGCGCTGGTGGCAACCAGCTTGTTGGGGGTCACCTTGGGGTGGTGGCTGGCCAATCGCTTGCCCCGCCGAGTACTGCAAATCGCGATCGCCACACTGCTGCTAGCTGTCTCTGCCTGGCTGGTGGGCGATGCCGTTCGCGTTTGA